GGGCGAGTGTGGCGACGTCGGCGTTCTCGGCTTTTCCGTACGGCACCGTGAAGATCCGGACCGAGGTGTCCCGGCCGGCCGGATTCAGCTTGTCCAGCAACGTTCGTGCCCCACCGGGGTAGTTCTCGGTGTTCTGCCCGTCGCTGAGCAGCACGATCGCGTTGATCCGCTCCGGATCGAGCGACTTCGCCATCATCTGGCTGGCCGCGTCGGTCACGGCGTACAGGGCCGTGTTCCCGCTGGCTTTCAGGTGCTGGATCCTCGCCTTGAGCTGGGCGCGGACGGCGCCTACCCGTGACACCGGCATCACCTGCGTGTAGGACGGGTTCGACGAGAAGGTCCACAGGCCGACTTCGTCGTCGTCGTCGAGGAGGTCGAGGGCGCGCTGGGCCGCCGGGATCAGCAGTTGCAGCTTCGTCGGGTCCTGCGCGCGGTTGGGATCGTCGGCGATCTCGTTCATGGAGCCGGACACGTCCAGTACCAGCAGCACGCGGGTCTTGCGCCGTACCTTGTCCCAGCTGTTCACCATCGCGGCCAGCAGTTTGCCGTCGGGCGGCTGCACGAAAGTGAGGTGCTGATCGGCCGGCACCCCGAGGGTGTGGACGAGTTGCTCGGTCGGCCGGGTCGCGTCGTCCCGCGGCCGGAACCCGACGTTCGCGAACTCCTTCTGCTGAAGGGGATCGATCAGGAACTGGTAGAAGTCCCGCGCGATCGCTCGCTGGTCGGGCGTGGCCGAGGCGAGCACGACGTACGGATGATCGAGCTCCAGCGTCCCGTCCTCGGGATGCACCACCCGCAGTGGGTTGCGCGGGACGCGCTCGGCACTCATCTTCCCGGGATCGCCGCCGGGAGCGCCCCGGTTGTACAGGTAGGCCATCTGCTCCTGGATCACCACGGCATCGACATACGGCCGGTACTTCGTGGCGTCCTGCCGCTGCTCGGCGTCGTAGATCTGCTGCATGAAACGCACGGCCTCGTCGCCGTACCGCGTCACCGACGACTCGATGCCGTGCACGAACGCGGTGACCTGCGGATTGGCCAGATTCGCCGCCGAGAGTTCACCGGGCGCCGCGATGTAGGTGGCGACCGTCGCCGCCAGTCCCGAGGTCGAGGTCTCGGCGTTGTCCCGGCCGAGGATGAACTTTCCCCAGGCCTGCTTGCCGTACGCCGACCAGCCGGACCGCGAGAGTTCGAGCACGTCCGCCCACGTCTTCAGCCTTTTGCCGTGCTTCTCCAGCGCCTCGACCACCGACTGCGGCATCGCGATCACGAGCGTGCTGGTGGTGATCGACTGCGGCGCCGGATCGCGCGCGATCAGGTCGCCGTGGCCCTCTTGTTCGAGCAGGCGCAGCCACATCGACGACGTGGGCAACCAGACCTCGGGCGGGTCCTTCATCCCGGCGGCCAGCGCGTTCTTGGTGGCGCCCGAGGTCAGTGGCGTGAGATCGATCTTCCCGCACAGGTCGCCGACCGCGCGGCCCGAGGAGTTGTACTGCTCGGCGAGCCGGCTCATCACGACGGCCTTCTCGGTCGAGGAGCTGACCTGGATCCTCTCCGTCCGCCGGCAGGGGGCGACTGTGGCACCGTTGCCACCTTCACCCGCACGGTTGCCGTCGGCAGCTACCTGGCGTGGCCCGATCGCGGTCGCGGCGATCAGGGCGAGGCCGACGAGCAGGCCGAGCAGATGACCCCGGTGGAACCGCCGCGGTCCGGTGGTACTCGACACGCTTGGCCTCCCCAGGTCGTCAGCGAGGCTCGGTCAGATCCCACGTCTCGAAGCTGAATCGCGTGACCGTACCCGCCCAGCGGCGATAAGTCGCCAGATTATCGTGAACAGGGTCACCCGCGCGCAGGACCGATCGCAGGCGTGTCCAGACACCGCCGGGCGCCGAGGTCCGCTCGAGTTCCTCGAAGAGGTCGGTGACCGTTCCCCGCTGGGCCGATTCGCGCAGGGCCGTCGTCAGGGTGCGGCAGTCCTCCGGCGCGGAGACGAGGATCGCAAGCAGGACAAGGACTGCTTGGTAGGGACCTGTTGCGTCGGCCCCGATGAAGTCGTCCAGGTCCTTCTCGGCGACAGCCGATCGCACCAGGCGGTAGAGGTTCACGAACCGCTTCAGGGCTCGGGGTGTTTCCAGCAACGGGCGAAGGCGCTGGACGAACTGCAGTTCCTCCTCGCGAAGCCGCAACTGGTGCGGTTGGGGGTTGGCTGCCTGTCGAGCCGGGCGGGCCGAAACCTGCGGTTTGCCGGTTGCCGTCGTAC
The Kribbella voronezhensis DNA segment above includes these coding regions:
- a CDS encoding vWA domain-containing protein, translated to MSSTTGPRRFHRGHLLGLLVGLALIAATAIGPRQVAADGNRAGEGGNGATVAPCRRTERIQVSSSTEKAVVMSRLAEQYNSSGRAVGDLCGKIDLTPLTSGATKNALAAGMKDPPEVWLPTSSMWLRLLEQEGHGDLIARDPAPQSITTSTLVIAMPQSVVEALEKHGKRLKTWADVLELSRSGWSAYGKQAWGKFILGRDNAETSTSGLAATVATYIAAPGELSAANLANPQVTAFVHGIESSVTRYGDEAVRFMQQIYDAEQRQDATKYRPYVDAVVIQEQMAYLYNRGAPGGDPGKMSAERVPRNPLRVVHPEDGTLELDHPYVVLASATPDQRAIARDFYQFLIDPLQQKEFANVGFRPRDDATRPTEQLVHTLGVPADQHLTFVQPPDGKLLAAMVNSWDKVRRKTRVLLVLDVSGSMNEIADDPNRAQDPTKLQLLIPAAQRALDLLDDDDEVGLWTFSSNPSYTQVMPVSRVGAVRAQLKARIQHLKASGNTALYAVTDAASQMMAKSLDPERINAIVLLSDGQNTENYPGGARTLLDKLNPAGRDTSVRIFTVPYGKAENADVATLAQIANRTKAAQYDASDPLDVGDAFVQVFRNFG